The region CCGCCGTAGGCATGCGGAACCCCGCCCCTTCGAGCATTGCCGGCCAGAACAGGGTATGGAAATTGATAATGTCCTTGCCGATGAAGTGGTACAGCTCAGCGGTGGAGTCGGCGCCCCAGTAGGCATCAAAACTCAGTTCCGGGCGGCGCGCGCACAGATTCTTGAAACTCGCCATGTAGCCGACCGGTGCGTCCAGCCATACGTAAAAATACTTGCCGGGCTCGCCGGGGATCTCGAAGCCGAAATAGGGCGCGTCCCGGCTGATGTCCCATTCCTGCAGGCCGGAATCCAGCCATTCGGAGATCTTGTTCGCTACCGACTCCTGCAAGGCCCCGCTGCGGGTCCATTGCTTGAGCATGTCGGAGAAGTCCTGCAAGCGGAAAAAGAAATGCTTGGAGTCGCGCAGCACCGGCGTAGCGCCGGAAATAGCCGAACGCGGATCCTTCAGTTCGGTGGGCTCGTAGGTGGCACCGCATTTCTCACAATTGTCGCCGTACTGGTCTTCGGCAGCACACTTCGGGCAGGTGCCCTTGATGAAGCGGTCGGCCAAAAACATCTTCTTCTCGGGATCGAAGTACTGGGTCACCGAGCGCGTGCTGATATGGCCGGCTTCTTTCAACCGTTCGTAGATAAGCGAAGACAGCTCGCGGTTTTCTTCCGAATGCGTGGAATGATAATTATCAAAATCGACCAGAAAGTCGGCGAAATCGGCTGAATGCTCCGCCTTCACGTTATCAATCAGCTGTTCAGGCGTGATGCCTTCTTTTTCCGCTCGCAACATGATTGCGGAACCATGGGCATCGTCTGCGCATACATAAATGCACTGATTCCCACGCAGCTTCTGGAAACGCACCCACATGTCCGTCTGAATGTACTCGAGCATATGCCCCAGATGGATCGAACCATTGGCATAGGGCAGGGCGCTGGTTACAAGAATCTGGCGTTGGCTGGCATTCTGAGACATGGGCGTTTGGGTACTTTCCGGTTAGCTGATGAAAGGGGTGCGATGATAGCAGAAGGGGGCGGGCGGGGGTATGGATCAGGCAAGACGCTGCCGGCTGTGTGCGGGTTAGTAATACCCGCAATGCTGTTATATGTTCGAAGCCGGCAAGGGACGCCATCGACTCGCCCGCCTAGCGGCAAGGACAGCCGTTTCCTGTCTCACGATTGCGCTATCAAGGCACGCCTATGCCCGTTGAAAACGGGTAGGGCGGTAGCGCGCCCAGAGCTTTCATGCGGCTGAGGGGGCGAAACGGACCCTGGTCCCTCGTAGGAATCACGAAATGTGGAAGTCATGCGATTACGGTGCCGGCGGCATCATTGGTTGTAGATGATTGTTTTTCGGGTACTTTCGGGTCGGCAGTACGAGGGAAACAGTGTTGTTATCCGGAAGCAACGAATATGCAATATGATTGAATTCCGTCTAATCACTGTTATGAAGCGCCATATCGGACATAGAAGGATAGTTAAAGTTTATGGAGACACCTAAAAGGCTACAGCCATCCTCAGATACTTTGAGAAGATTATATTCTTTATCAGGTAATCAATGTGCTTTCCCAGGATGCTGTCATCCCATGTTCAACAACGAAGGTAATTTCGTTGGCCAGATTTGTCACATTGAAGCAGCCTTACCAGGTGGCGAGCGATTTAATCCTAATATGTCTAATGAGGATCGCAGATCCTTCGAAAACTTGATGTTGATGTGCTATGATCATCACGTAGAAACTAACAAAGAGCAGGTTTATCCTGTTGAAAGATTGCAAGAAATAAAGCGGCAGCATGAGGAAATATACAGCAATATTGACCGCTTTGTTCACCAAATGCAGTCTACCATATCCGATGTGACCTCAGGCATAGTCGTTGGTAAGCTTTCTAGTCTGAGAACTCTATACATTGAAGTTTTTGGAGAAGATTTTCGTGAACCGGAGCATGTCGACGAAGAAGTAATAGCGTTTAATTCAGCTTTAGATAGGCTTGCTTCTCTTTCGCCGGATGCAAAACAGGTTTTTGCAATTTCCTTGTCTAGGGCAAAGTACGAATTAAATTTTCTGGGCAGAGAAACCGAGAATATATACGTTGATCCATATGAAATTGAGCGTGTTACGCAGCTAGACCGAAATTACCTGCATTCAATTTTCCAAGAGATAGAACGCTCGGGGGTTTTAAGTTTTGATAATCTTGATGATGGTCAACCAGTATTCTGGATTGTCTTGCAAGGGTGTGAGAGTAATGTCTGGGATATGATTAGACTCTTCTGCATAAAGAAAAACCTAAACATATCGCAAATGGTTTCTGGTCTTAATTTTGCTGCTATCGATTGAATTCAAGGCTCATAACAATCGCAGGCACAGGGACAAATTTTCCGCTGCGCTACAAATTTGCCCGTGCTGCGAGCGTTAGCCAAAACTACCGTAAAATCGTAAGTTGGAGATATAAATGTACCCTGTTTACGAAATCGACAGAGAACAAGCCGAAAAAATAATTAATGTAGAAGAAAACTACCTTAATGATGTTAAAGCAAAAGAAATAAAGCCAGCGAAGCTCTCAGAAACAGTTTCTGCATTTTCAAATGCCGGTGGTGGAGATATATACATAGGTATATCTGAAAATGGTGATAATAAGCATCGTGCATGGGATGGGTTTCAGGACGTAGAAGAGGCAAATGATATTGCTCAAACCCTTTTTCAAGCCCATTCTTTTGGTAACCACGTAATTTTTGAGTTTCTGAAATGTGTCGACTTGCCTGGCTACATATTGCATATCACTGTAAAGAAAGTTAAGGAGATAGTTCGCTCCACTAAGGGAGTGAATCACACCGGGTTTTATGGAGGCCATTTCATTTAAGTCAGGCCGCCATAGCCTGACCGTTGTGTTGCCGGTAGAAGTTTGCCTCAGCTTCTGCCGGCGGTATATATCCGATCGAACCCAGTAGGCGCTGGTGGTTGAACCAATGAACCCATTTCAAGGTAGCGATTTCCACTGCTTCTCGGCTGCGCCAGGACTGACGATAAATCAGCTCAGCCTTATACAAACCGTTGATGGTTTCAGCCAAGGCGTTGTCATAGCTGTCTCCTTTGCTGCCAACAGAGGGCTCTACTCCAGCTTCAGCGAGACGCTCCGTATAACGGATGGAGACGTACTGGCTACCCCTGTCGCTATGGTGAACCAGACCGTCCATTTGGCCTGGCTGTCGGGCGCAGAGGGCCTGTTCCAGCGCATCCAGGACGAAGTCTGTTTTCATGCTGCTGCTCACGCGCCAGCCAACGATTCGTCGAGCGAAGACATCGATAACGAAGGCTACATAGAGCCAGCCCTGCCACGTAGAAACGTAGGTAAAGTCTGAGACCCACAGTTGATTTGGTCGACCAGCATGGAAGTGACGCTGGACCTTGTCGAGCGGGCAAACCGCTTTCTCATCAGGCATCGTGGTACGGATCACATGACCGCGCCGAACGCCCTGTACACCAAGCCGGCGCATCAACCGTTGCACAGTACATCGGGCGACGTGAATGCCTTCTCGCTTGAGTTGCTTCCACACCTTCACGACGCCGTAGCACTGCATGTTGTCATCCCAGACACGCTGGACTTCATCGCTCAACAGCTCGTCCTGCTTAGCACGTGCGCTTCGTAGCTCGGGTTGGCGCGCTCTGGCTGCATACTGGTAGTAACCAGACGGAGCGATCTGTATTACGCGACAGATCGACTCGACTCCATAACGGTCACGATGCTCATCCACAAAGGCGTTCAGGGTTTGTTGCGGCGGTCGAGCTCCGCCTGGGCAAAATAAGCACTGGCTAGGCGCAGAATCTCGTTCGCTTTGCGCAACTCACGGTTCTCGCGTTCCAGCGCCTTGATACGTTCGCGTTCCTCAGTCGTCTGGCCCGAACGTTGGCCGCTATCGGTCTGGTGCTTGCGCACCCAGCCGTGTAGCGTCTGCGGGACACAACCAATCTTGGGCGCAATGGATTCAATGGCTGCCCATTCAGATGGGTAGTCGTTCAAGTTCTCCAGAACCATGCGGACAGCACGTTCACGGACTTCAGGGGAGTAGCTGTTGGATTTCTTCATGCCTCATTCTCTCAAGAGTTGAGGCCTCCACGAAACCCGGTGTGATTCAGATATACCGTTATTCTGTCTTCCCGAAGAATTTCGAGAAACAATGTCGCGCTCAAACATCATGGACCCGGTAGCTTCCATAGAAGCTCTAGTTGCCAAGTCTGACGGCGGTACCTGCCAAGAGCCTTGGAACCCAGATTTTGTAGCTATGGTCGGTCAGAAAATCTATCAAAACATGAATTGTATGCAGGCATGGAAGGTCATTCCGATCACTGCTTTGATAGCTGCCTTGGATGAAATCAGGAACCGAATTTTGAATTTCGTCATAGAGATCGAAAGCGAAGATCCTAACGCTGGCGAAGCTCCCGTGAATTCAGCGAGCGTTCCTCCAGAGAAGGTGCACCAGATTTTTAACACCTATATAAACGGTACCGTTCAAAATGTCGCAACCGGGGGGCATGATTTTCAACAGAACGCTAGCTACGCCGCGCATAACGATGAGTTGTTCAGAGATCTCCTCGCTGCTTTGGAGGGGCTGAACCAGCCCGAGTTAATTACAGAAGTCCGGGAAGAAGTCGAAGGCATGCAAGTGACCCAGGGTACCGAGCATTTTAAGGAACACTACCACAAGTTCATGTCTGTTCTTGCAGATCACATGCAGGTGTTAGGGCCCGTTGTTGCACCATTTCTGCCAGCATTGAGTCAGCTAGTTTCTTAACAAATGCGGCCAAGGGACGCTCCTCACGTCGCGCCCCTGCCGCTAGCGTTATGAATTTCGGGAGTGATCGTGCTCACTGATCTCCAAATGAAGGAGTTGAGAGTGCTCGCCAAAGGTATCCTGGAGCAGGAAAAATGGGAGGTATTGTCTTGGTCGGACGCATTGAATGGCGCATATGCTATTCGACCGACAGAAATGGAAATCGACGAAGAGGCGGAGATTGTGAGGCTTAAGGTAACCAGAATGATGGCGGGGCATTCGATTGAGAAAGAATATTCCAATCCTAAAGAGCATGTCCGCATGATTTACCTGGAATCCGCAAACTCATTCAATATCTATGCCTCCAAGCCTGACTCATAACAAGGGCGTCAATACGCACTCTGAGTGGACGTCAGAGAAGGACGGAGTTGTTGCTGCATACTACAACGAGACCGGGCGCTTGCCCGGGATGACTGCGCGTCAAGCTGGATACGCTCGGCTTGGGCAAGCCGGGCGTAACACATTCCAGCCCGACTAGGCTTAGTAGTTGCGATTTTCCCGCGACTCTCTTTCGATGCCTTCGCCTGCCGCTTCAATATCCTGGCCTGCGCCTTCCATCGTGTTGCAACCGGCAACTGCAAACAGCAGTGTGATACTCAACAGGAATGTTCTGGTTACTAGGTTCATGATTTATCCTCGGTTGGAGAGTTGTTGGATTGCTCTCACTGTTACTGACAGCGAGGCGGCAAAACCGTTCATCGAGTCATGTTATCGAGCCTATGCCCGGCGGCGTCACTGCCGGTTGGCCATGGTTGTTACGTAATCGGCTATGAATACTCGCCCTTCGAAGAATCGGTCATCGAGAGTCCCTGTGGCGACAACCTCATCTCCCGTTTGAAGTTGTTGGTATCCCTCATCATCCAGCGGATTGTTAGTCATTTCGCCCACTGCGACGGTAACTAGCCGGGTCCCGGTGCTGAGCTGGAAGGTTTCGTCCTCGCGGTCTATTCCTGTAATTGTTCCTTGTATCGAGGTGGCGCCTTCTATGA is a window of Pseudomonas sp. gcc21 DNA encoding:
- a CDS encoding helix-turn-helix domain-containing protein, whose translation is MYPVYEIDREQAEKIINVEENYLNDVKAKEIKPAKLSETVSAFSNAGGGDIYIGISENGDNKHRAWDGFQDVEEANDIAQTLFQAHSFGNHVIFEFLKCVDLPGYILHITVKKVKEIVRSTKGVNHTGFYGGHFI
- a CDS encoding IS3 family transposase (programmed frameshift), with the translated sequence MKKSNSYSPEVRERAVRMVLENLNDYPSEWAAIESIAPKIGCVPQTLHGWVRKHQTDSGQRSGQTTEERERIKALERENRELRKANEILRLASAYFCPGGARPPQQTLNAFVDEHRDRYGVESICRVIQIAPSGYYQYAARARQPELRSARAKQDELLSDEVQRVWDDNMQCYGVVKVWKQLKREGIHVARCTVQRLMRRLGVQGVRRGHVIRTTMPDEKAVCPLDKVQRHFHAGRPNQLWVSDFTYVSTWQGWLYVAFVIDVFARRIVGWRVSSSMKTDFVLDALEQALCARQPGQMDGLVHHSDRGSQYVSIRYTERLAEAGVEPSVGSKGDSYDNALAETINGLYKAELIYRQSWRSREAVEIATLKWVHWFNHQRLLGSIGYIPPAEAEANFYRQHNGQAMAA
- a CDS encoding entericidin A/B family lipoprotein, whose translation is MNLVTRTFLLSITLLFAVAGCNTMEGAGQDIEAAGEGIERESRENRNY